One stretch of Streptomyces sp. R21 DNA includes these proteins:
- a CDS encoding DUF2530 domain-containing protein gives MAKWTPKHEAPEPLEGPVVATITGGTILWFVLFLVQLPFYGWFDDHGHTWWVWTCLAGGGLGLIGVWYVRGRDAALKRAAAEADAGPSPAAD, from the coding sequence ATGGCGAAGTGGACCCCCAAGCACGAGGCGCCGGAGCCCCTGGAGGGCCCCGTCGTCGCCACCATCACGGGCGGCACGATCCTCTGGTTCGTCCTCTTCCTGGTGCAGCTGCCGTTCTACGGCTGGTTCGACGACCACGGGCACACCTGGTGGGTGTGGACGTGCCTGGCCGGCGGGGGTCTCGGGCTGATCGGCGTCTGGTACGTCCGCGGGCGCGACGCGGCGCTCAAGCGGGCCGCCGCGGAGGCGGACGCCGGGCCCTCCCCCGCTGCGGATTGA
- a CDS encoding HAD-IC family P-type ATPase, translating into MTHIDAGAELDPVHPVPLPDPSPGQATGLSAAEVAERIARGEVNDVPVRSSRSLSEIVRANVFTRFNAIIGVLWLVMLFVAPFQDSLFGYVIIANTGIGIIQEWRAKQTLDSLAVIGEAKPTVRRAGTALAISTSEIVLGDLIEIGPGDKIVVDGECVEADGLEIDESLLTGEADPVVKHPGDQVMSGSFVVAGGGAFTATKVGREAYAVQLAEEASRFTLVHSELRTGISTILKYVTWMMIPTAIGLVISQLVVKGHDFKDSVARTVGGIVPMVPEGLVLLTSVAFAIGVIRLGRKQCLVQELPAIEGLARIDTVCLDKTGTLTEGGMDVTELRPLQGADESYVRKVLGSLGESDPRPNASLKAIIDAYPDSEDWRCTESLPFSSARKYSGASFSEGNGENSTWLLGAPDVLLASDDPALAETERLNEAGLRVLLLARTPKDLDDPEAREAARPTALVVLEQRLRPDAAETLRYFAEQDVKAKVISGDNAVSVGAVAGKLGLVGETVDARGLPADQREMALALDEGTVFGRVTPQQKRDMVGALQSGGHTVAMTGDGVNDVLALKDADIGVSMGSGSEATRAVAQIVLLNNSFATLPSVVAEGRRVIGNITRVATLFLVKTVYSVLLAVLVVCWQVEYPFLPRHLTLLSTLTIGVPAFFLALAPNKERAKPHFVRRVMRYSIPGGVVAAVATFVTYLIARHYYTGKGSLAAETSAATLTLFLISMWVLAIIARPYTWWRVVLVASMGAAFLLVLVVPGLQHFFALKLVGVTMPWIAVGIAAVAAVALELLWKLVDRRFPA; encoded by the coding sequence ATGACGCACATAGACGCGGGCGCCGAACTCGATCCTGTGCATCCCGTACCCCTGCCCGACCCCTCCCCCGGGCAGGCCACCGGACTGTCCGCCGCCGAGGTGGCCGAACGGATCGCGCGCGGCGAGGTGAACGACGTCCCCGTGCGCAGCAGCCGCTCACTGTCGGAGATCGTCCGCGCCAACGTCTTCACGCGGTTCAACGCGATCATCGGTGTGCTCTGGCTGGTCATGCTGTTCGTGGCACCGTTCCAGGACAGCCTGTTCGGGTACGTGATCATCGCCAACACCGGGATCGGGATCATCCAGGAGTGGCGGGCCAAGCAGACCCTGGACTCGCTCGCGGTGATCGGTGAGGCGAAGCCGACCGTGCGCAGGGCCGGGACCGCCCTGGCGATCAGCACCTCCGAGATCGTCCTCGGGGATCTGATCGAGATCGGGCCCGGCGACAAGATCGTCGTGGACGGCGAGTGCGTCGAGGCCGACGGTCTGGAGATCGACGAGTCACTGCTGACCGGTGAGGCCGACCCGGTCGTCAAGCATCCCGGGGACCAGGTGATGTCGGGCAGCTTCGTGGTCGCGGGCGGCGGCGCGTTCACGGCGACGAAGGTGGGCCGGGAGGCGTACGCGGTGCAGCTCGCCGAGGAGGCCTCCCGCTTCACGCTGGTCCACTCCGAGCTGCGGACCGGTATCTCCACGATCCTCAAGTACGTGACGTGGATGATGATCCCGACCGCGATCGGCCTGGTCATCAGCCAGCTGGTGGTCAAGGGACACGACTTCAAGGACTCGGTGGCGCGGACGGTCGGCGGGATCGTGCCGATGGTCCCGGAGGGTCTGGTGCTGCTGACGAGCGTCGCCTTCGCGATCGGGGTGATCCGGCTCGGGCGCAAGCAGTGCCTCGTCCAGGAGCTGCCGGCCATCGAGGGTCTCGCCCGTATCGACACGGTCTGCCTCGACAAGACGGGCACGCTCACCGAGGGCGGCATGGACGTCACCGAGCTGCGGCCGCTCCAGGGCGCCGACGAGAGTTACGTACGCAAGGTCCTCGGTTCGCTCGGCGAGTCCGACCCGCGGCCGAACGCCTCCCTCAAGGCGATCATCGACGCCTACCCGGACAGCGAGGACTGGCGGTGCACGGAGTCGCTGCCCTTCTCCTCGGCCCGTAAGTACAGCGGGGCGTCCTTCAGCGAGGGCAACGGGGAGAACAGCACCTGGCTCCTCGGCGCCCCCGACGTACTTCTGGCCTCCGACGACCCCGCGCTCGCCGAGACGGAGCGGCTCAACGAGGCGGGGCTGCGGGTGCTGCTGCTCGCCCGCACCCCGAAGGACCTCGACGATCCCGAAGCCAGGGAAGCCGCCCGGCCCACCGCGCTGGTCGTCCTTGAGCAGCGGCTGCGCCCGGACGCGGCGGAAACCCTGCGCTACTTCGCCGAGCAGGACGTCAAGGCGAAGGTGATCTCCGGCGACAACGCGGTGTCGGTGGGCGCGGTGGCCGGGAAGCTCGGGCTCGTCGGCGAGACGGTGGACGCGCGCGGGCTGCCCGCCGACCAGCGGGAGATGGCGCTCGCGCTGGACGAGGGCACGGTGTTCGGGCGGGTCACCCCGCAGCAGAAGCGGGACATGGTGGGCGCGCTCCAGTCGGGCGGTCACACGGTGGCGATGACGGGCGACGGCGTGAACGACGTACTGGCCCTGAAGGACGCCGACATCGGCGTGTCGATGGGGTCGGGCTCGGAGGCCACCCGGGCGGTCGCCCAGATCGTGCTGCTCAACAACAGCTTCGCGACGCTGCCTTCGGTGGTCGCGGAGGGTCGCAGGGTCATCGGCAACATCACCCGGGTCGCGACGCTCTTCCTGGTGAAGACGGTCTACTCGGTGCTGCTGGCGGTCCTGGTGGTGTGCTGGCAGGTCGAATACCCGTTCCTGCCCCGCCACTTGACACTGCTGTCGACCCTGACGATCGGCGTCCCGGCGTTCTTCCTGGCTCTCGCGCCCAACAAGGAGCGCGCGAAACCCCACTTCGTACGGCGGGTGATGCGCTACTCGATCCCGGGCGGCGTCGTGGCGGCGGTCGCCACCTTCGTCACGTACCTGATCGCCCGTCACTACTACACGGGCAAGGGCTCGTTGGCCGCGGAGACCAGTGCGGCGACGCTCACGCTCTTCCTGATCTCCATGTGGGTGCTGGCGATCATCGCGCGGCCGTACACCTGGTGGCGGGTCGTGCTGGTGGCCTCGATGGGCGCCGCGTTCCTGCTGGTGCTGGTCGTGCCCGGGCTCCAGCACTTCTTCGCGCTGAAGCTGGTCGGCGTGACGATGCCGTGGATCGCGGTGGGCATCGCGGCCGTGGCGGCGGTCGCCCTGGAGCTCCTGTGGAAGCTGGTCGACCGCCGCTTTCCTGCCTAG
- a CDS encoding calcium-binding protein — MRIRATVAVASGALALSAFAVPAAQATGSDGGSGDTRITKVVVDGDNKASVGVSDPKTIKVSVTATDDSGIAGAEAFSMVGPGYGFLETGKPVCTASSATTSTCTASVLVDPKTDYLSNASAGTWYVDAWIDANDGDYIWKEKAGSFNFQRASKLTVNASPEPVTKGRTLTVTGKLSRANWETLSYKGYTNQSVKLQFRKAGTSTYSTVKTITSNSTGDLKTTTTANYDGYWRFSFAGTTTTPAVSATGDYVDVR, encoded by the coding sequence ATGCGCATACGAGCCACCGTGGCCGTCGCCTCCGGCGCTCTGGCCCTCTCCGCCTTCGCCGTCCCGGCCGCGCAGGCCACCGGGTCGGACGGCGGGTCCGGCGACACCAGGATCACCAAGGTCGTCGTCGACGGTGACAACAAGGCCTCCGTGGGTGTCTCCGACCCGAAGACCATCAAGGTCAGCGTGACGGCCACGGACGACTCGGGCATCGCGGGCGCCGAGGCGTTCTCGATGGTGGGCCCGGGCTACGGCTTCCTGGAGACCGGCAAGCCGGTCTGCACGGCGTCCAGCGCCACCACCTCCACCTGCACCGCCTCGGTGCTGGTGGACCCGAAGACCGACTACCTCAGCAACGCCTCGGCCGGCACCTGGTACGTCGACGCGTGGATCGACGCCAACGACGGCGACTACATCTGGAAGGAGAAGGCCGGGTCCTTCAACTTCCAGCGCGCCTCGAAGCTCACGGTCAACGCCTCGCCGGAGCCGGTGACCAAGGGCAGGACCCTCACGGTCACGGGCAAGCTGTCCCGCGCCAACTGGGAGACCCTCTCCTACAAGGGCTACACCAACCAGTCGGTGAAGCTGCAGTTCCGCAAGGCGGGCACCAGCACGTACAGCACCGTCAAGACCATCACGTCCAACTCCACGGGCGACCTGAAGACCACCACCACCGCCAACTACGACGGCTACTGGCGCTTCAGCTTCGCGGGCACCACGACCACCCCGGCGGTCAGCGCCACGGGCGACTACGTCGACGTGCGATAG